Proteins from one Panthera leo isolate Ple1 chromosome D1, P.leo_Ple1_pat1.1, whole genome shotgun sequence genomic window:
- the MYRF gene encoding myelin regulatory factor isoform X8, translating to MDAPFGDPHLLRTITPESLCHVGVPSRLEHPPPPPAHLPGPPPPPPPPPHYPVLQRDLYMKAEPPMPPYAAMGQGLVPTDLHHTQQSQMLHQLLNQHGAELPTHPSKKRKHSESPPNTLNAQMLNGMIKQEPGTATTLPPHPARAPSPPWPPQGPLSPGPGSLPLSIARVQTPPWHPPGAPSPGLLQDNDSLSGSYLDPNYQSIKWQPHQQNKWATLYDANYKELPMLTYRVDADKGFNFSVGDDAFVCQKKNHFQVTVYIGMLGEPKYVKTPEGLKPLDCFYLKLHGVKLEALNQSINIEQSQSDRSKRPFNPVTVNLPPEQVTKVTVGRLHFSETTANNMRKKGKPNPDQRYFMLVVALQAHAQNQNYTLAAQISERIIVRASNPGQFESDSDVLWQRAQVPDTVFHHGRVGINTDRPDEALVVHGNVKVMGSLMHPSDLRAKEHVQEVDTTEQLKRISRMRLVHYRYKPEFAATAGIEATAPETGVIAQEVKEILPEAVKDTGDVVFANGKTIENFLVVNKERIFMENVGAVKELCKLTDNLETRIDELERWSHKLAKLRRLDSLKSTGSSGAFSHAGSQFSRAGSVPHKKRPPKVASKSSSVVPDQACISQRFLQGTIIALVVVMAFSVVSMSTLYVLSLRTEEDLVETDGRSSQSFGTTQLRQSPVTTGLPGTRPSLLLVTTGLSSSAPGPVIPTLDLCSSRPCPVICCSSSTPSPTPAPSLGSSFNPGRGLSPSPSPSTNRSGPGQMALLPVTNIRAKSWGLSANGIGHSKHPKSSEPLASPEVPFPGGQGKAKNSPSLGLHGRARRGLPQPGLSPARPTRAQGQPASLLADPVPSLTSIQVLENSMPITSQYCAPEDACRPGNFTYHIPVSSGTPLHLSLTLQMNSSSPVSVVLCSLMSKEQPCEERDFPQSLHTYQDTQGTSHQWPVTILSFREFTYHFRVALLGQANCSVEAPVLPATDYYFHFYRLCD from the exons ATGGACGCGCCCTTCGGCG ACCCCCATCTCCTGCGCACCATTACCCCTGAGTCCCTGTGCCACGTGGGAGTGCCCTCCCGCCTGGAgcacccacctccacctccagcccacctcccaggccctccgccgcccccgccacccccgcctcACTACCCTGTCCTGCAGCGGGACCTGTACATGAAGGCCGAGCCCCCGATGCCCCCCTACGCTGCCATGGGGCAGGGGCTGGTGCCCACGGATCTCCACCACACACAGCAGTCCCAGATGCTACACCAGCTGTTGAATCAGCACGGAGCTGA gctccccacacacccctccaAGAAGAGGAAGCACTCCGAATCACCTCCCAACACCCTTAATGCCCAGATGCTGAATGGAATGATCAAACAGGAGCCCGGGACCGCGACGACCCTGCCCCCGCACCCAGCTcgagccccttccccaccctggccTCCCCAGGGCCCACTCTCCCCCGGCCCCGGCTCCTTGCCCCTCAGCATCGCCCGGGTCCAGACGCCACCTTGGCACCCACCGGGTGCACCCTCACCAG GTCTCCTGCAGGACAATGATAGCCTTAGTGGCTCCTACCTGGATCCCAACTACCAATCCATCAAGTGGCAACCACATCAGCAGAACAAGTGGGCAACGCTGTACGACGCAAACTACAAGGAGCT gcCCATGCTCACCTACCGCGTGGACGCTGACAAGGGCTTCAACTTTTCGGTGGGCGACGACGCCTTCGTGTGCCAGAAGAAGAACCACTTTCAGGTGACAGTCTATATCGGCATGCTGGGGGAGCCCAAGTACGTCAAGACGCCCGAAGGCCTCAAGCCCCTTGACTGCTTCTACCTGAAACTGCACGGAGTGAAG CTGGAGGCCCTGAACCAGTCCATCAACATTGAGCAGTCACAGTCCGACCGAAGCAAGCGGCCCTTTAACCCTGTCAC GGTCAATCTGCCTCCTGAGCAGGTCACGAAGGTGACTGTGGGGCGCTTGCACTTCAGCGAGACCACCGCCAACAACATGCGCAAGAAGGGCAAACCTAACCCTGACCAGAG GTACTTCATGCTGGTGGTGGCGCTCCAGGCCCATGCACAGAACCAGAACTACACGCTGGCTGCCCAGATCTCAGAGCGCATCATCGTGAGG GCCTCCAACCCAGGCCAGTTTGAGAGTGACAGCGACGTGCTGTGGCAGCGGGCGCAGGTGCCCGACACTGTCTTCCACCATGGCCGCGTGGGCATCAACACGGACCGACCCGACGAGGCGTTGGTCGTGCACGGCAATGTCAAGGTCATGGGCTCGCTCATGCACCCCTCCGACCTGCGGGCCAAGGAGCACGtgcaggag GTGGACACCACGGAGCAGCTGAAGAGGATCTCACGCATGCGGCTGGTGCACTACAGATACAAGCCTGAGTTTGCAGCCACCGCAGGCATCGAGGCCACGGCACCAGAGACGG gTGTCATCGCCCAGGAGGTGAAGGAGATCCTGCCTGAGGCCGTGAAGGACACTGGAGACGTGGTCTTTGCCAATGGGAAAACCATAGAGAACTTCTTGGTGGTGAACAAG GAGCGCATCTTCATGGAGAACGTGGGTGCCGTGAAGGAGCTGTGCAAGCTGACGGACAACCTGGAGACGCGCATCGACGAGCTGGAGCGCTGGAGCCACAAGCTGGCCAAACTGCGGCGGCTGGACAGCCTCAAGTCCACTGGCAGCTCGGGTGCCttcag CCACGCAGGGAGCCAGTTCAGCCGGGCGGGCAGCGTCCCCCACAAGAAGAGGCCCCCCAAGGTGGCCAGCAAG TCGTCATCTGTGGTCCCAGACCAGGCCTGCATCAGCCAGCGCTTCCTGCAGGGAACCATCATTGCCCTGGTGGTGGTCATGGCCTTCAG CGTGGTGTCCATGTCTACACTGTATGTGCTGAGCCTGCGCACCGAGGAGGACCTGGTGGAAACCGATGG caggTCCAGCCAGAGCTTTGGGACCACTCAGCTCCGACAGTCCCCTGTGACCACCGGGCTGCCAGGCACACGGCCCTCTTTGCTGCTGG TTACCACCGGCCTGAGCAGCTCAGCCCCAGGTCCTGTCATCCCCACTTTGGACCTGTGCTCCAGCCGCCCTTGTCCAGTCATCTGctgttcctcctccacccccagccctacCCCTGCCCCTAGTCTTGGCTCCAGCTTTAACCCTGGCCGTGGCCTCAGCCCCAGTCCCAGCCCCTCCACCAACCGCTCAG GCCCCGGCCAGATGGCCCTCCTACCAGTCACCAACATCAGAGCCAAGTCCTGGGGCCTGTCGGCCAATGGTATTGGCCACTCCAAGCATCCAAAGAGCTCAGAGCCTCTGGCCAGCCCCGAAGTCCCcttccctggagggcagggcaaAGCCAAGAATAGTCCCAGCCTTGGTCTCCACGGCCGGGCCCGCAGAGGGCTTCCCCAGCCCGGCCTGAGCCCTGCTCGGCCCACTCGGGCCCAGGGCCAGCCAG CCTCTCTCCTTGCAGACCCAGTGCCCTCCCTGACCTCCATCCAGGTGCTGGAGaactcaatgcccatcacttcCCAGTACTGCGCTCCAGAGGATGCCTGCAG GCCTGGAAACTTCACCTACCACATCCCTGTCAGCAGCGGCACCCCGCTGCACCTCAGCCTGACTCTGCAGATGAA CTCTTCGTCTCCCGTGTCTGTGGTGCTGTGCAGCCTGATGTCAAAGGAGCAGCCGTGTGAGGAGAGGGACTTTCCACAGAGCCTGCACACCTACCAGGACACCCAG ggCACGTCCCACCAGTGGCCAGTGACCATCCTGTCTTTCCGAGAATTCACCTACCACTTCCGGGTGGCACTGCTG ggTCAGGCCAACTGCAGCGTGGAGGCCCCGGTCCTGCCGGCCACAGACTACTATTTCCACTTCTACCGCCTGTGTGACTGA
- the MYRF gene encoding myelin regulatory factor isoform X5 — protein sequence MEVVDETEALQRFFEGHDINGALEPSNIDTSILEEYISKEDASDLCFPDISAPASAASYPHGQPAIPGSSGGHHLSPSGGGPSPGRHGPLPAPSYSAPLNCNNNNAMGTAPKPFLGGSGPPIKAEPKAPYAPGTLPDSPPDSGSEAYSPQQVNDPHLLRTITPESLCHVGVPSRLEHPPPPPAHLPGPPPPPPPPPHYPVLQRDLYMKAEPPMPPYAAMGQGLVPTDLHHTQQSQMLHQLLNQHGAELPTHPSKKRKHSESPPNTLNAQMLNGMIKQEPGTATTLPPHPARAPSPPWPPQGPLSPGPGSLPLSIARVQTPPWHPPGAPSPGLLQDNDSLSGSYLDPNYQSIKWQPHQQNKWATLYDANYKELPMLTYRVDADKGFNFSVGDDAFVCQKKNHFQVTVYIGMLGEPKYVKTPEGLKPLDCFYLKLHGVKLEALNQSINIEQSQSDRSKRPFNPVTVNLPPEQVTKVTVGRLHFSETTANNMRKKGKPNPDQRYFMLVVALQAHAQNQNYTLAAQISERIIVRASNPGQFESDSDVLWQRAQVPDTVFHHGRVGINTDRPDEALVVHGNVKVMGSLMHPSDLRAKEHVQEVDTTEQLKRISRMRLVHYRYKPEFAATAGIEATAPETGVIAQEVKEILPEAVKDTGDVVFANGKTIENFLVVNKERIFMENVGAVKELCKLTDNLETRIDELERWSHKLAKLRRLDSLKSTGSSGAFSHAGSQFSRAGSVPHKKRPPKVASKSSSVVPDQACISQRFLQGTIIALVVVMAFSVVSMSTLYVLSLRTEEDLVETDGRSSQSFGTTQLRQSPVTTGLPGTRPSLLLVTTGLSSSAPGPVIPTLDLCSSRPCPVICCSSSTPSPTPAPSLGSSFNPGRGLSPSPSPSTNRSGPGQMALLPVTNIRAKSWGLSANGIGHSKHPKSSEPLASPEVPFPGGQGKAKNSPSLGLHGRARRGLPQPGLSPARPTRAQGQPASLLADPVPSLTSIQVLENSMPITSQYCAPEDACRWAWLPPSPHPKDRLPQAWKLHLPHPCQQRHPAAPQPDSADELFVSRVCGAVQPDVKGAAV from the exons ATGGAGGTGGTGGACGAGACGGAGGCGCTGCAGCGCTTTTTCGAAG gccaCGACATCAATGGTGCCCTGGAGCCCTCCAACATCGACACCAGCATCCTGGAGGAGTACATCAGCAAGGAGGATGCCTCTGACCT CTGCTTCCCCGACATCTCTGCTCCAGCCAGTGCGGCCTCCTACCCCCACGGGCAGCCGGCCATCCCGGGCTCCAGCGGGGGCCACCACCTGAGCCCCTCTGGGGGCGGACCCTCCCCGGGGCGccacggccccctccccgccccgagCTACAGCGCCCCCCTCAACTGCAACAACAACAATGCCATGGGCACTGCTCCCAAGCCCTTTCTGGGGGGCTCTGGGCCCCCCATCAAGGCAGAGCCCAAGGCTCCCTATGCCCCAGG CACACTGCCGGACTCTCCCCCAGACTCGGGCTCCGAGGCCTACTCCCCCCAGCAGGTGAATG ACCCCCATCTCCTGCGCACCATTACCCCTGAGTCCCTGTGCCACGTGGGAGTGCCCTCCCGCCTGGAgcacccacctccacctccagcccacctcccaggccctccgccgcccccgccacccccgcctcACTACCCTGTCCTGCAGCGGGACCTGTACATGAAGGCCGAGCCCCCGATGCCCCCCTACGCTGCCATGGGGCAGGGGCTGGTGCCCACGGATCTCCACCACACACAGCAGTCCCAGATGCTACACCAGCTGTTGAATCAGCACGGAGCTGA gctccccacacacccctccaAGAAGAGGAAGCACTCCGAATCACCTCCCAACACCCTTAATGCCCAGATGCTGAATGGAATGATCAAACAGGAGCCCGGGACCGCGACGACCCTGCCCCCGCACCCAGCTcgagccccttccccaccctggccTCCCCAGGGCCCACTCTCCCCCGGCCCCGGCTCCTTGCCCCTCAGCATCGCCCGGGTCCAGACGCCACCTTGGCACCCACCGGGTGCACCCTCACCAG GTCTCCTGCAGGACAATGATAGCCTTAGTGGCTCCTACCTGGATCCCAACTACCAATCCATCAAGTGGCAACCACATCAGCAGAACAAGTGGGCAACGCTGTACGACGCAAACTACAAGGAGCT gcCCATGCTCACCTACCGCGTGGACGCTGACAAGGGCTTCAACTTTTCGGTGGGCGACGACGCCTTCGTGTGCCAGAAGAAGAACCACTTTCAGGTGACAGTCTATATCGGCATGCTGGGGGAGCCCAAGTACGTCAAGACGCCCGAAGGCCTCAAGCCCCTTGACTGCTTCTACCTGAAACTGCACGGAGTGAAG CTGGAGGCCCTGAACCAGTCCATCAACATTGAGCAGTCACAGTCCGACCGAAGCAAGCGGCCCTTTAACCCTGTCAC GGTCAATCTGCCTCCTGAGCAGGTCACGAAGGTGACTGTGGGGCGCTTGCACTTCAGCGAGACCACCGCCAACAACATGCGCAAGAAGGGCAAACCTAACCCTGACCAGAG GTACTTCATGCTGGTGGTGGCGCTCCAGGCCCATGCACAGAACCAGAACTACACGCTGGCTGCCCAGATCTCAGAGCGCATCATCGTGAGG GCCTCCAACCCAGGCCAGTTTGAGAGTGACAGCGACGTGCTGTGGCAGCGGGCGCAGGTGCCCGACACTGTCTTCCACCATGGCCGCGTGGGCATCAACACGGACCGACCCGACGAGGCGTTGGTCGTGCACGGCAATGTCAAGGTCATGGGCTCGCTCATGCACCCCTCCGACCTGCGGGCCAAGGAGCACGtgcaggag GTGGACACCACGGAGCAGCTGAAGAGGATCTCACGCATGCGGCTGGTGCACTACAGATACAAGCCTGAGTTTGCAGCCACCGCAGGCATCGAGGCCACGGCACCAGAGACGG gTGTCATCGCCCAGGAGGTGAAGGAGATCCTGCCTGAGGCCGTGAAGGACACTGGAGACGTGGTCTTTGCCAATGGGAAAACCATAGAGAACTTCTTGGTGGTGAACAAG GAGCGCATCTTCATGGAGAACGTGGGTGCCGTGAAGGAGCTGTGCAAGCTGACGGACAACCTGGAGACGCGCATCGACGAGCTGGAGCGCTGGAGCCACAAGCTGGCCAAACTGCGGCGGCTGGACAGCCTCAAGTCCACTGGCAGCTCGGGTGCCttcag CCACGCAGGGAGCCAGTTCAGCCGGGCGGGCAGCGTCCCCCACAAGAAGAGGCCCCCCAAGGTGGCCAGCAAG TCGTCATCTGTGGTCCCAGACCAGGCCTGCATCAGCCAGCGCTTCCTGCAGGGAACCATCATTGCCCTGGTGGTGGTCATGGCCTTCAG CGTGGTGTCCATGTCTACACTGTATGTGCTGAGCCTGCGCACCGAGGAGGACCTGGTGGAAACCGATGG caggTCCAGCCAGAGCTTTGGGACCACTCAGCTCCGACAGTCCCCTGTGACCACCGGGCTGCCAGGCACACGGCCCTCTTTGCTGCTGG TTACCACCGGCCTGAGCAGCTCAGCCCCAGGTCCTGTCATCCCCACTTTGGACCTGTGCTCCAGCCGCCCTTGTCCAGTCATCTGctgttcctcctccacccccagccctacCCCTGCCCCTAGTCTTGGCTCCAGCTTTAACCCTGGCCGTGGCCTCAGCCCCAGTCCCAGCCCCTCCACCAACCGCTCAG GCCCCGGCCAGATGGCCCTCCTACCAGTCACCAACATCAGAGCCAAGTCCTGGGGCCTGTCGGCCAATGGTATTGGCCACTCCAAGCATCCAAAGAGCTCAGAGCCTCTGGCCAGCCCCGAAGTCCCcttccctggagggcagggcaaAGCCAAGAATAGTCCCAGCCTTGGTCTCCACGGCCGGGCCCGCAGAGGGCTTCCCCAGCCCGGCCTGAGCCCTGCTCGGCCCACTCGGGCCCAGGGCCAGCCAG CCTCTCTCCTTGCAGACCCAGTGCCCTCCCTGACCTCCATCCAGGTGCTGGAGaactcaatgcccatcacttcCCAGTACTGCGCTCCAGAGGATGCCTGCAGGTGGGCctggctgcccccctcccctcaccccaaggACAGACTCCCTCAG GCCTGGAAACTTCACCTACCACATCCCTGTCAGCAGCGGCACCCCGCTGCACCTCAGCCTGACTCTGCAGATGAA CTCTTCGTCTCCCGTGTCTGTGGTGCTGTGCAGCCTGATGTCAAAGGAGCAGCCGTGTGA
- the MYRF gene encoding myelin regulatory factor isoform X7 translates to MEVVDETEALQRFFEGHDINGALEPSNIDTSILEEYISKEDASDLTLPDSPPDSGSEAYSPQQVNDPHLLRTITPESLCHVGVPSRLEHPPPPPAHLPGPPPPPPPPPHYPVLQRDLYMKAEPPMPPYAAMGQGLVPTDLHHTQQSQMLHQLLNQHGAELPTHPSKKRKHSESPPNTLNAQMLNGMIKQEPGTATTLPPHPARAPSPPWPPQGPLSPGPGSLPLSIARVQTPPWHPPGAPSPGLLQDNDSLSGSYLDPNYQSIKWQPHQQNKWATLYDANYKELPMLTYRVDADKGFNFSVGDDAFVCQKKNHFQVTVYIGMLGEPKYVKTPEGLKPLDCFYLKLHGVKLEALNQSINIEQSQSDRSKRPFNPVTVNLPPEQVTKVTVGRLHFSETTANNMRKKGKPNPDQRYFMLVVALQAHAQNQNYTLAAQISERIIVRASNPGQFESDSDVLWQRAQVPDTVFHHGRVGINTDRPDEALVVHGNVKVMGSLMHPSDLRAKEHVQEVDTTEQLKRISRMRLVHYRYKPEFAATAGIEATAPETGVIAQEVKEILPEAVKDTGDVVFANGKTIENFLVVNKERIFMENVGAVKELCKLTDNLETRIDELERWSHKLAKLRRLDSLKSTGSSGAFSHAGSQFSRAGSVPHKKRPPKVASKSSSVVPDQACISQRFLQGTIIALVVVMAFSVVSMSTLYVLSLRTEEDLVETDGRSSQSFGTTQLRQSPVTTGLPGTRPSLLLVTTGLSSSAPGPVIPTLDLCSSRPCPVICCSSSTPSPTPAPSLGSSFNPGRGLSPSPSPSTNRSGPGQMALLPVTNIRAKSWGLSANGIGHSKHPKSSEPLASPEVPFPGGQGKAKNSPSLGLHGRARRGLPQPGLSPARPTRAQGQPASLLADPVPSLTSIQVLENSMPITSQYCAPEDACRPGNFTYHIPVSSGTPLHLSLTLQMNSSSPVSVVLCSLMSKEQPCEERDFPQSLHTYQDTQGTSHQWPVTILSFREFTYHFRVALLGQANCSVEAPVLPATDYYFHFYRLCD, encoded by the exons ATGGAGGTGGTGGACGAGACGGAGGCGCTGCAGCGCTTTTTCGAAG gccaCGACATCAATGGTGCCCTGGAGCCCTCCAACATCGACACCAGCATCCTGGAGGAGTACATCAGCAAGGAGGATGCCTCTGACCT CACACTGCCGGACTCTCCCCCAGACTCGGGCTCCGAGGCCTACTCCCCCCAGCAGGTGAATG ACCCCCATCTCCTGCGCACCATTACCCCTGAGTCCCTGTGCCACGTGGGAGTGCCCTCCCGCCTGGAgcacccacctccacctccagcccacctcccaggccctccgccgcccccgccacccccgcctcACTACCCTGTCCTGCAGCGGGACCTGTACATGAAGGCCGAGCCCCCGATGCCCCCCTACGCTGCCATGGGGCAGGGGCTGGTGCCCACGGATCTCCACCACACACAGCAGTCCCAGATGCTACACCAGCTGTTGAATCAGCACGGAGCTGA gctccccacacacccctccaAGAAGAGGAAGCACTCCGAATCACCTCCCAACACCCTTAATGCCCAGATGCTGAATGGAATGATCAAACAGGAGCCCGGGACCGCGACGACCCTGCCCCCGCACCCAGCTcgagccccttccccaccctggccTCCCCAGGGCCCACTCTCCCCCGGCCCCGGCTCCTTGCCCCTCAGCATCGCCCGGGTCCAGACGCCACCTTGGCACCCACCGGGTGCACCCTCACCAG GTCTCCTGCAGGACAATGATAGCCTTAGTGGCTCCTACCTGGATCCCAACTACCAATCCATCAAGTGGCAACCACATCAGCAGAACAAGTGGGCAACGCTGTACGACGCAAACTACAAGGAGCT gcCCATGCTCACCTACCGCGTGGACGCTGACAAGGGCTTCAACTTTTCGGTGGGCGACGACGCCTTCGTGTGCCAGAAGAAGAACCACTTTCAGGTGACAGTCTATATCGGCATGCTGGGGGAGCCCAAGTACGTCAAGACGCCCGAAGGCCTCAAGCCCCTTGACTGCTTCTACCTGAAACTGCACGGAGTGAAG CTGGAGGCCCTGAACCAGTCCATCAACATTGAGCAGTCACAGTCCGACCGAAGCAAGCGGCCCTTTAACCCTGTCAC GGTCAATCTGCCTCCTGAGCAGGTCACGAAGGTGACTGTGGGGCGCTTGCACTTCAGCGAGACCACCGCCAACAACATGCGCAAGAAGGGCAAACCTAACCCTGACCAGAG GTACTTCATGCTGGTGGTGGCGCTCCAGGCCCATGCACAGAACCAGAACTACACGCTGGCTGCCCAGATCTCAGAGCGCATCATCGTGAGG GCCTCCAACCCAGGCCAGTTTGAGAGTGACAGCGACGTGCTGTGGCAGCGGGCGCAGGTGCCCGACACTGTCTTCCACCATGGCCGCGTGGGCATCAACACGGACCGACCCGACGAGGCGTTGGTCGTGCACGGCAATGTCAAGGTCATGGGCTCGCTCATGCACCCCTCCGACCTGCGGGCCAAGGAGCACGtgcaggag GTGGACACCACGGAGCAGCTGAAGAGGATCTCACGCATGCGGCTGGTGCACTACAGATACAAGCCTGAGTTTGCAGCCACCGCAGGCATCGAGGCCACGGCACCAGAGACGG gTGTCATCGCCCAGGAGGTGAAGGAGATCCTGCCTGAGGCCGTGAAGGACACTGGAGACGTGGTCTTTGCCAATGGGAAAACCATAGAGAACTTCTTGGTGGTGAACAAG GAGCGCATCTTCATGGAGAACGTGGGTGCCGTGAAGGAGCTGTGCAAGCTGACGGACAACCTGGAGACGCGCATCGACGAGCTGGAGCGCTGGAGCCACAAGCTGGCCAAACTGCGGCGGCTGGACAGCCTCAAGTCCACTGGCAGCTCGGGTGCCttcag CCACGCAGGGAGCCAGTTCAGCCGGGCGGGCAGCGTCCCCCACAAGAAGAGGCCCCCCAAGGTGGCCAGCAAG TCGTCATCTGTGGTCCCAGACCAGGCCTGCATCAGCCAGCGCTTCCTGCAGGGAACCATCATTGCCCTGGTGGTGGTCATGGCCTTCAG CGTGGTGTCCATGTCTACACTGTATGTGCTGAGCCTGCGCACCGAGGAGGACCTGGTGGAAACCGATGG caggTCCAGCCAGAGCTTTGGGACCACTCAGCTCCGACAGTCCCCTGTGACCACCGGGCTGCCAGGCACACGGCCCTCTTTGCTGCTGG TTACCACCGGCCTGAGCAGCTCAGCCCCAGGTCCTGTCATCCCCACTTTGGACCTGTGCTCCAGCCGCCCTTGTCCAGTCATCTGctgttcctcctccacccccagccctacCCCTGCCCCTAGTCTTGGCTCCAGCTTTAACCCTGGCCGTGGCCTCAGCCCCAGTCCCAGCCCCTCCACCAACCGCTCAG GCCCCGGCCAGATGGCCCTCCTACCAGTCACCAACATCAGAGCCAAGTCCTGGGGCCTGTCGGCCAATGGTATTGGCCACTCCAAGCATCCAAAGAGCTCAGAGCCTCTGGCCAGCCCCGAAGTCCCcttccctggagggcagggcaaAGCCAAGAATAGTCCCAGCCTTGGTCTCCACGGCCGGGCCCGCAGAGGGCTTCCCCAGCCCGGCCTGAGCCCTGCTCGGCCCACTCGGGCCCAGGGCCAGCCAG CCTCTCTCCTTGCAGACCCAGTGCCCTCCCTGACCTCCATCCAGGTGCTGGAGaactcaatgcccatcacttcCCAGTACTGCGCTCCAGAGGATGCCTGCAG GCCTGGAAACTTCACCTACCACATCCCTGTCAGCAGCGGCACCCCGCTGCACCTCAGCCTGACTCTGCAGATGAA CTCTTCGTCTCCCGTGTCTGTGGTGCTGTGCAGCCTGATGTCAAAGGAGCAGCCGTGTGAGGAGAGGGACTTTCCACAGAGCCTGCACACCTACCAGGACACCCAG ggCACGTCCCACCAGTGGCCAGTGACCATCCTGTCTTTCCGAGAATTCACCTACCACTTCCGGGTGGCACTGCTG ggTCAGGCCAACTGCAGCGTGGAGGCCCCGGTCCTGCCGGCCACAGACTACTATTTCCACTTCTACCGCCTGTGTGACTGA